The Octopus sinensis unplaced genomic scaffold, ASM634580v1 Contig09616, whole genome shotgun sequence genome contains the following window.
TCTCTTTACTTTGGCAATTGATGAAACTTTTTGCTCTATCAGCGCGGAACTGAACCTCTGGTATCTTGATGATGCAACGAGGAGGGCTGTGGTGAAATGTTGATCCTGTCACAAGTCGTGCCTATACTACGAAAACTCGGActcgaaataaatataaagaaatcggCGCTAATAAATATCACATACTCAGAGAGTGATTTTATCAACGTGAAGTCTTTCAACTCAATATTACCCGGGATTACTGTCTTACTTCGGGAAAGGGAATACTTTCTTGGGTGCCCACTTAGCAAAGGACTCACGGGGAAACTCTCCTCACTCAATGCGAATACTGCATTCTTCCCTTTGAAAAATAGCTTTGGCTTGCCTAAACTCCAATACGCTCTCCGGTGTTCTCCCTGCTTTGAATATCGGGACATCCTAGAGTCACTGGATAGGACTTTGAGAAAGTCAGCTGAATCGCTCTTGAACATCCACTTAGACGAACCTGGTTGTTATCAATGTAACCTTCCTACAAGCGCCGGGAGTACGAGTCTCAGGTTGGGAGTGGATTTCGCACTCAAGGCATATCTGTCATCGCTTTCAAGCTGCAGTCATCTCGTCCAGGAAGTCCTACATCACACTACTGGACTTTCCTTGAACATAGTATTTGACGAGGCTGCAGTGGAAGGAAGCTGGATTTTCGATCCCGGATGATAATATCATGTAAGGCTATTGTTGATGACCTGAAGCGGTTAGTTGAACAAACACAGTCTTGTCTGTTCGCTTTCTGGGGCACAACACGGGAACGGCGCAAGGCTCCAGGAATTTCCATGCAGTTCATTCGGACGCTTATGGACGACGATTGTGTGAGGATCGGTGTTGCACAACGTTTGGGTCTTGACGTTTGTCTGGAACACAGATGCCAGTGCGGAAGAACAGTTGATTCCGAAGGACTACACCCCTTGTCTTGCAAGAGGAGTGCAGGTCGCGCTCCCCGCCATGCTCCACTTACGGCATAATACGACGGGCCCTCAAGGCCGTGGGATTTCTATCATAACTTGAACCCATCGTGCTGGACCGGAGAGATGGCAGAAGCCCCGATGGAATAACtcttttctcttacttcctggAAGATTAATTCTCCCGGTTGAGCTGCTAATGCGGCAAAATTGAAAAGAAGTTTCATTACTGTTTGAGAAGAGCGGGAATTCTGCGGGTCATGAAGTCCAAGAAAACACATATGACCACAATCGTAGAATTTATCACTCGAAAATACAAAATTGGAGACCACGGAAGTCTCAATGTGAAGGCACTGCAAGGATTACAGAATGAATACCTAATTGCAGAAATCAGGAAAAAACCTCTGCATTCAATCCTCTTTAATTGTTTGGAGGATACTAATGTCGATGTTACGGAGTCCTCCGCGTGGTTAACATATGGAAACATCTCTCCGAGATCAGAAGCATCCTTCTGTTTACTACAAGACCGCAATTTCCTCTTTGGAGCAGGAGAAACGAATTGCAAACATTGCAACTCTGCGAAAAAAACTGTTGACCATCTAGCTACCAGGTGTGGGCGAATGCTAAACAGCGATTACTTACGACGGCATAATGAAGTAGTGAGATGTATTCACTTACATCTCTGCAGACAGTATGGAATAAAAAGGTCAAAAAGATTGAAGACCCATTCAGTCCAGTCTATAGTTGCAAATGAAGCAGTTGAGATCAGAGTCGATAATACTATAAGTACTGACACACACGTTCATAACAACAAGCCCGACATTTTCGTGTGGGATAAAATTAAGAATACAATTACACTAATCGAAATTGGAATAACTTCgcagcaaatttttaaaaaagtcgaAGTCGAAAAATCCCACAAGTATGATCTCTTAGCAAGTGAATTGGCTTTAATCCACAAAGCAAAAGTGAATATAGTACCCATAGTATTAACGTGGGATGCCATTGTCAGTAAATACTACAAACAATACCAGAATAGTCTGAAAATTGAGTACCCTGTAAGAGCATACATCCAAACTATTCTCATGAAGAAGACTCTTGAAAGTATGTGCATCGATTATAAACATGGAATGATGTCCCAAGAGGACGACggttttgaagaaaatataacttTCCTTGATAACAACATAAATCAGAAACTCGACGAAACCGACTTAATGACGGGAGCATTTGAAAAAGAGTCCTACTCCTATAATAACATTAATCGAGAGGAAGAGCGATGGAACTATGAATTAGAACCTGATGAAAGTCGTCTCATCCGAGAAAAGAAGAATGATCCTTTAGATTGCCTAAAAGAAGTTTGGAGACCGGTCAAGGTTGTCCGTGTTGGGGCAAAGAGGAGGATGGTCTATTGAGCTGGAAATTCGTTTAATTAGTTTAATATCACTTTTATTTTAAGACCAAAACACCgtcaattttgaaaaaaagtaaaaagtagcCTTTTTATCAGACTAACCCTGTTTTGCATACTGATTTTGTGAGTAACCATTAGCCTCTCTTGCATAAACGTGGTGAACCAATCCTTTGAAACGTCACAAGACACTCCGACTAGCAAGGACAATTTTCGGAAGATTTACATGATCTTGGGATCAACTATGCCTTGACAATGTACATGTGCGATATTCTGAGGTATCCTCATCCTGCTTACGTGAGTGCGCAGGAGACTTCATCAGTGAAATACGCCCACGTATTGAACTTCAAATGGCCAGGAACTTTATGGGGATTGAAAAAATAGTTTTTGGGTGTCAGTTAAAGGATGGGCAAACGCGAGGCACTGGCACTAAAATGCTGTTCCTGTCCCTCTTGCTTACCTCAGTCCCCAAGAAACCCCAAAATCTTCTCTGGCATTTGCCTGGAAGAATTTTCTCGCAATTTCCTCTCTCCGCCTCAGCCGCTTTGTGCTCGTGAAAATCCCTAAGGCCGCTGGCTTCCGAATCTTTAGCTTCTCTAATTAATGACATCCTTTTGTCTCCATCCAAATCCGCTTGGGTCCAAATCTTCCTATTTCAACTCTCTTGGGGTCCGCATCATATCAAAATTGATCGTGGGCGACATCAGAGCAGCCATGAGAGTTCTGCCTATATTGGTTTGtaactttcttgtttttcttcgcTTGGAGTACGCACTCATTACTTCATCCTGTTTCCGTTTTCTGGACGAAGTCGGAGAATTCGATTCGCTGCTGAGAACTGGGGCTGGAAACAGGCTATTTTGCCTAGCAGGGACGGCGGTCGGATTCCTGGCCACCTCTGTTCTCTCCTTGCCATGCTCCTCACACCAATGCAGACCTCTCGTAATCCAGATCCTTTCTCTCCCCTCCGGATCGCTCACGGACAAAGAGCTTTCATACGGATTCAGATTCCCAAAGATCCTTGCCAAATGTGCGAGTGGACGGAGGCCAGCAGCTCTCAGTCTTTTCGGCACTTAGAGTCTTACGGACACCAACACCGGCTTGCTTGCCTGTTATCAGGAGCATCTCCATGTACGAGCGCTTGGATTAACGCCTATCCCTCTCCTGCAGCAGGAACCTTGCTAGACCCAGAGTGCTTAAAAATCGGAATCTCTCTCCGACTCTGCTTGGACATCTACACCACTCACGAATGCCGATGGGGGAATATTGTCGACGTAAAGGGCCTCCACCCTTTTTATTGTCGGGGCTGAAAAACATTGTTAAGCACGCCCTCGAGGCCTCTTGAGTCCTCTTGCAGCTCGACTACCAGGCTTCTCAAGGGACGACGGGAAAAGACCCGAGGGTGTGTCGCACGTTTCATAAAAGTGTGGAAAAGCACGTTTGCGTCTACATGGTCCGATACGTTTGCGTCCTTTGCAATTCTTGGGTCCGCATCCGAAGCAGGTTCTCTTGCCAAACGAGCAGAAGACAAAAGCTCAAAAAATACTTTTCGCTCGTAGACGGGTTCTATTCGTGCCGGTCTCAATTGAAATCTCGGGGGTTCTCGGCACAAGAACCTTTCGATTCTTCCAAGACATCGGGCTTGAAATCTCCAAACGCAAATAGGATCCCCGCGAAACTCGATGGCTTTTCGAACATGTTTCGTTAGCC
Protein-coding sequences here:
- the LOC115228140 gene encoding uncharacterized protein LOC115228140, whose translation is MKSKKTHMTTIVEFITRKYKIGDHGSLNVKALQGLQNEYLIAEIRKKPLHSILFNCLEDTNVDVTESSAWLTYGNISPRSEASFCLLQDRNFLFGAGETNCKHCNSAKKTVDHLATRCGRMLNSDYLRRHNEVVRCIHLHLCRQYGIKRSKRLKTHSVQSIVANEAVEIRVDNTISTDTHVHNNKPDIFVWDKIKNTITLIEIGITSQQIFKKVEVEKSHKYDLLASELALIHKAKVNIVPIVLTWDAIVSKYYKQYQNSLKIEYPVRAYIQTILMKKTLESMCIDYKHGMMSQEDDGFEENITFLDNNINQKLDETDLMTGAFEKESYSYNNINREEERWNYELEPDESRLIREKKNDPLDCLKEVWRPVKVVRVGAKRRMVY